From Trichomycterus rosablanca isolate fTriRos1 chromosome 18, fTriRos1.hap1, whole genome shotgun sequence, the proteins below share one genomic window:
- the LOC134332229 gene encoding histone H2B 3 yields the protein MSAGPRKKGIRKGDKKRRKTRKESYAIYVYKVLKQVHPDTGISSKAMGIMNSFVNDIFERIAGEASRLAHYNKRSTITSREIQTAVRLLLPGELAKHAVSEGTKAVTKYTSSK from the exons ATGTCAGCAGG ACCCAGAAAAAAGGGGATAAGAAAAGGGGATAAGAAAAGGCGCAAGACCAGAAAGGAAAGCTATGCTATTTATGTGTACAAAGTTCTGAAACAGGTGCACCCGGACACTGGGATTTCATCCAAGGCGATGGGCATTATGAATTCCTTCGTGAATGATATCTTTGAGCGCATTGCTGGAGAAGCTTCACGTCTGGCTCACTACAACAAGCGCTCCACCATCACATCCAGAGAGATCCAGACCGCTGTGCGCCTGCTACTGCCTGGAGAACTGGCCAAACACGCTGTGTCTGAAGGCACCAAGGCTGTGACCAAGTACACCAGCTCCAAGTGA
- the LOC134332374 gene encoding histone H2A, with protein MSGRGKTGGKARAKAKSRSSRAGLQFPVGRVHRLLRKGNYAERVGAGAPVYLAAVLEYLTAEILELAGNAARDNKKTRIIPRHLQLAVRNDEELNKLLGGVTIAQGGVLPNIQAVLLPKKTEKPAKSK; from the coding sequence atgtctgGCAGGGGAAAAACCGGAGGAAAGGCCCGGGCCAAGGCCAAGTCTCGTTCTTCCAGAGCAGGACTACAGTTTCCAGTCGGTCGTGTTCACAGACTGCTCCGCAAAGGGAACTATGCCGAGCGCGTAGGTGCAGGAGCGCCCGTCTATCTGGCCGCAGTGCTGGAGTATCTGACCGCTGAGATCCTGGAGCTGGCTGGAAACGCAGCGAGGGACAACAAGAAAACCAGGATCATCCCACGCCATCTGCAGCTCGCCGTCCGCAACGACGAGGAGCTTAATAAACTTTTGGGTGGCGTTACTATCGCCCAGGGCGGAGTGTTGCCAAATATCCAGGCTGTCCTGTTGCCCAAGAAAACCGAGAAGCCAGCCAAGAGCAAGTAA
- the zpr1 gene encoding zinc finger protein ZPR1 codes for MSVIGEDGVRGGMFKDINADDEDVQPTEIESLCMNCYENGKTLLLLTKIPFFREIIISSFTCHHCHWTNTEIQSAGRIQEQGVSYTLQVKSKEDMNREVVRTDSATTRIPELDFEIPAFTQKGSLSTIEGLLDRAVAGLEQDQPIRRATDPEVADKIDQFIQKLKKRKDVEEEFTLIIDDPSGNSFIENPLAPQKDQSLTVVYYKRTPEQNVALGIQESEPEPEEKPSNDLETMRNEVLVFSTNCPECNAPASTNMKLVQIPHFKEVIIMATNCDSCGHRTNEVKSGGATEELGTKITHHLTDPSDMSRDLLKSETCSVLIPELEFELGMAALGGKFTTLEGLLKDIKDLIVMKNPFLCGDSSAIDTAQKLKQFGEKIDKIMSGEMNVHIILDDPVGNSYLQNIYAPDPDPEMKIEKYSRTFEQNEELGLNDMKTENYGEAQK; via the exons ATGTCGGTAATAGGAGAGGATGGAGTACGTGGTGGCATGTTTAAAGATATTAATGCTGATGATGAAGACGTTCAGCCAACTGAAATTGAGAGCTTGTGTATGAACTGTTATGAAAAT GGTAAAACGCTTCTTCTACTCACTAAAATCCCCTTCTTCAGAGAAATCATCATCAGTTCTTTTACATGTCATCACTGCCACTGGACCAACACAGAAATACAGTCTGCAGGTCGGATACAAGAACAGGGAGTCTCCTATACTCTCCAAGTCAAGTCCAAAGAA GATATGAACCGTGAGGTTGTGAGGACGGACAGTGCCACTACAAGAATTCCTGAACTGGATTTTGAAATTCCTGCATTCACACAGAAAGGCT CTCTGTCCACTATTGAAGGACTACTCGACAGGGCAGTAGCAGGATTAGAACAAGACCAACCAATACGGCGG GCAACCGATCCAGAAGTAGCTGACAAAATTGACCAATTTATTCAGAAGCTGAAAAAACGTAAAGACGTTGAAGAAGAATTCACGCTG ATAATTGATGACCCTTCAGGAAACAGTTTTATAGAAAATCCACTTGCACCACAGAAGGACCAATCTCTCACTGTTGTTTACTACAAGAGGACGCCTGAGCAGAACGTTGCCCTCGGAATACAG GAAAGTGAACCAGAGCCAGAGGAAAAGCCCAGTAATGATCTGGAGACCATGAGGAACGAGGTGCTGGTGTTCAGCACCAACTGCCCGGAGTGCAATGCTCCTGCCTCTACTAACATGAAACTTGTCC AAATCCCACATTTTAAAGAAGTTATCATCATGGCCACCAACTGTGACAGCTGTGGACATCGAACTAACGAG GTAAAATCAGGTGGAGCCACAGAGGAACTGGGAACCAAAATTACTCATCATCTAACAGACCCCTCAGACATGTCTAGAGACCTGCTGAAG TCAGAGACGTGTAGCGTGCTGATTCCAGAACTGGAGTTTGAGCTGGGCATGGCAGCACTAGGAGGCAAGTTTACTACTCTGGAAGGGCTCCTCAAGGACATTAAAGATTTA ATCGTCATGAAAAACCCGTTCCTGTGTGGGGACAGCTCTGCCATCGACACAGCTCAGAAACTCAAGCAATTTGGGGAGAAGATTGACAAG ATAATGTCAGGAGAGATGAATGTCCACATCATCCTGGATGATCCAGTGGGGAATAGTTACCTGCAG AATATTTATGCTCCAGATCCTGACCCTGAGATGAAGATAGAGAAATACAGCCGAACATTTGAACAGAATGAGGAGCTGGGACTGAACGACATGAAAACTGAGAATTACGGTGAGGCACAAAAGTGA